In Leptospira stimsonii, the genomic stretch TATTGAAAAGATCAAAGGTCTGATTCTCAATCTTTCCTCCAATCCTGAATATTGTCCGGATGGTAGAATCTCCTTATTCGCTCCTTCGTTTTCAGCGAGTATGGGATTGATTGCGGCCGCGACTCCGACGATCGAAGAAAGAGTGAAATCCATTTGTACGATCGGTGCCTATGGAAACGTTCAGACGACTCTTGATTATCTCATGTCGGCGGAAGGTTCGGATGAATACGGGAGAATGATTCTTCTTTGGAACTTTGTTCATTTTGGAATCGGGGAGAATGAAGAAGTAAGAAGAGCGCTTCACGCGTCTATCTTGGACGGAAGTTTTCTTCGGGAAAGTCCGGAACTACCGAAAGTTTTAGAAAGCTTACAGCCCGCCAATCGAGAAATTTTTAAAAAGCTCAAAGAGGATCGAAACTATCGTTCGGAGATCTGGAACCGAATTCTTCAGAACGCGGGACCGTTTCGTTCCTTTCTCCAAGACCTTCAGGTTTATAATAAATTGGAGGATTTGAGAGCACACGTTTCCCTCATTCATGGAGTGGAGGATAACGTTGTCCCTGCCTCCGAATCTTCTCTGATTTTGGAACGTTTGTTGGAGAGGGACCTTCCGGCAAATCGATCGAAGTTGGTTTTGACTCCCTTGATCTCTCACGGAGATATTGGAATCACATTGAAAACGCTTCCTTCGATCTTTCAGCTCTTAAACGGCTTTGCGTTCTTCTTTAAACACGCGGCCGCAAAAGCGTAGAATTTAGTTTCTTTCCACTGGATCGATGTCCGTATTGATCCAGTATTCGTCTCCATAGTCGAAGAACAATTCTTCTCCGGCTTTCACTTTTCGAATCGCCTCAAACCTCGCGGTTTTCCAACGAACCGATACGACCAACTTTACGTTCGGTTTTGTACTATGATTCATAAAGCGGGTATAATTACTTTCTTTGCCTTCCCCGTAGATCCAGTGATCCTTACAGATCCAAAGCAGATATTTCGATTCGCAATATTTGGAGGAATTCGCAATTCGATCGGTCAGGATCTTGCCTGTATAATATCCGATGGTATCACCTTTGTTAACGTTCTCTTTCGGGAACAAACCCATTCCGATTCCGGGAATCGATGACGACTTAATTTCAAAATCCTTTTCCTTAAAGATACGGGAACGTGAAGACTTCTTACGTAATTGCATTTTTGAGACTCAAACTCCTAAAAAGAAAAGGATGGCTTATGAGTATCATTCCCAAGAGAGTATAAAATTTGCAACTGAATTCTTGGAACCCCTTTCAAAACTCATCTTCAACGGTTCTAAACCTTTGATTCTCAAAGGAGCTGATCGTACGGATTCTATCTTTGATGTTCTAACAATGGATTGGAAAAAATTTATCTAAGAATTCGATCGTTTCTTCTCATAGAATCGAACGGTTGATTTCGAGTTTCGATTTTTTTCCGGTCAGCGGATTTCCGTCCCTTTCCATAAAAAATGTTGCAGGTTGAAAAGAATCTTTTTCAAACAAGGAGTTCCCTTCTCTTCATTCAAAGTCGGGAATCACCCGCTTCTTTATTTGCTTCGAGTTGGGGATATTCATAAAACGTAAAGCGTATAGAATTTAGACAAGACTTAAGTCATCGGTGTTTCATTCCGTTTTCTCCGAATATTCTGAAAAACGGCGTCTTCAAAACATTCTTCTCAAACTCTCTCGACAAACTTTGATTTGTCTCTCATTAAAACTTCTTGTCAGATGAATGCTCGAAGTGGACCTTATTCGTATGGAAAAACCTTATAGAAAGAACGTCGGGATGGTCGTCTTCAATACCCGTGGAGAGGTTTTGGTCGGAGAGAGGCTCAATTTTCTCGGTTCCTGGCAATTCCCTCAAGGAGGAATTGACGAAGATGAGGACCCTGAGGCCGCCGCACTCCGCGAATTGCACGAGGAGGTCGGGATCGATTCCGGAAAGATCGTTTCCGAATATCCTGATTGGATTGCTTATGATTTTCCTGAGAATCTTCCTCTCAATCGTCATCTTCAGAAATACAGGGGACAACTTCAAAAATGGTATTTGATCTTTTGGGACGGATTAGCCGCAGACTGTGACTTGGATATTCACGAAAGAGAATTCGAATCCGTTCGTTTTATTCCGATTGAACACACTTTGGAAACCGTGGTTCCGTTTAAAAAAGATGTATATTATAAAATCGTAAAAGACTTCGGTCCTAAGATTCAGACTTATTTGGAGAAAACGAAAACGAAATCATGATGGAAGAGCGTTCTTTTTTTATCCCTCCAGGAGGACCTCCCGGTCCTGTGCCGGGCCTTCAGCTCGTTTTTAACGCAGTGGGAGAGCTTTCCCTTCGAAAACTCGTCTCTGATTTTTACGATCAGATTCCACAGAGCTCGATCGCATTTATGTTTCCGCAGAACATAGAAGAAAGCAAAACAAAATCTGCGGACTTTCTCATCCAAGTGACGGGTGGTCCACCGCTCTATTCTCAAAATTACGGGCCGCCTCGTATGAGGGCTCGACATCTTCCTTTTCCCATCGATGAAAAGGCGAGAAGAGTTTGGCTTTCCTGTTATCGTAAGGCCTTGGACGGTTGGGAGGCGGATTCTTTACAAAAGGAAATTCTCTGGAGTTTTCTGAAAGACTTTTCGGGATGGATGGTGAACTTGGAAAACAAGACGGAGGAGTCTAATGGCATCGAAGAATAACGTAAGAGCAAAAATTTTGGTCCGAGGAAAAGTGCAGGGAGTCGGCTTTCGTTATTATATTCTTCAGCGCGCCCAGGAATGTAGACTTAGCGGATTCACCCAGAATCTTCCCGGAGGAGAAGTAGAAACCGTGGTCGAAGGTGATAAAATGTTTATCGAAGATCTCTACAAAGCGATTCAGAGAGGACCGAAAGGATCCGAGGTAAAGGAAGCGGTTATCCATTGGGAAGAAGCGAAAGGAAACTTTAGAACCTTCGAAATCAAGAAGTAGTTTTATTTTCCCCCTCTCACAGTCGCAGTGTTGACAGATCGTTTGGAGTCTGGTTTCGAAGAAGTTTCTTCCACCTCCGTCACAGACGGTTCGGTTTCCGCTTCGATGAGCCATTCCGCTCGAACCTTATCCAATAACTTCTTTCGATTTTCCTTATATGCGATTTCACGTGTAAGTTGTTCGAATTGTATAATCGATTCTTCGTGTTCTAAAGAGGACTCCAAAAAACCGAATGCGCCTAAAAAGCTTAGGATCTTGGAAAACCAAGAGAGATTTTCCTTATAACAAACGTATTTGAGTTTTAAGATTGCTTCTTTAAAATCGCTCTTTCTGTAATAAGCCGCCAATTCGTTTTTTTCTTTTTTCAAAAGGAATAGGAAGATTCTTACGAGGTCTTTTTTGTAGGAATATTTTTCGATCATCACATGTATCAAGTTGAGAATCGTTTCCTCTTTTTTCTGGCAGATACACGAGATTTTTTTTCCCTTCTCATACCAATCACAAGAGATACAATCCGGATCCCTTTTCAGATTGTCGACAATCGAATAGGAAAATTCCTTATCTTCATCCAGGTTGATCATTACAAACTGTGAAAGGGCGTCGCTTTTCATCGACATCATCGTCTTTAACATTTTGATCGATTTTAATTCTTCCGCGGACGATCTTAGATTTTTTAGATGGTCGTGTTTTCGGGAAATATAATTCGCGAGAATTAGAAAATCCTTAAACGTTTCCGGCACCAGATTTCCCAAACTTTCGCCGATGATCTTCAATTCTTCCGAAACGAATTTTTCCTCCATACTTGAGATCGAACCGGAATAGTTTACATCGATTACGATTTCCTTCCTATGTTCCGTAATTAGATTCCAAGCGGTCTGATATTTTTCTTTGAGACGTTTTGAAAATTGATTGAGATAATAACTTTTGAGAATGTCGAAAGCTTTTCCTGAAAGATCATCAGCGACGTGAAAAAGCCCGGTCGTTTTCGTGACCGCGATATGTTCGTTCTCGTGGATCGTTTCAAAGATGATCTGAATCGAATCTTTGATCGTTTCTTCTTTTAGAAGTTCACTAAACGTAAAGGAATGGATCCATTTTTTGATATCGAAAGAATCTCTTACGAACGTAGACGCGCTTCCCGCGATCAGATATTCGAAAATGGAAATTAACTCGCTTATCTGAAACGGCTCACAACCTAAGATATAATTTTGGATCGCGAAGGAAGACTTGCTTAAGCTGTTGAGATAGATTTCTTTTAGGTTTTCCCGATTGGAGGGTTTGAATTGTTTTTCTGAAGTCAAACAGATGCCGACCGTTAGCTGACTCGTTTCGGGGAGAAATTTGAACTCCGGGAACGCGAAGATCAGATTCATGTCAGACAATTTTTTGAGAGTGTTTATATAGATCGGTTTGGAACCTTCGTCTTTCCAGACCTTTAAAATTTTTCCGGAAAAGAATCCTTCCAACGTAGTATGGTTTCTGATCTGATAGAGTAGTTCGATTTCTTTAGGATTTAAAAAGATCGCCTCTTGATCGGTAGCGTCCGCCTCGTTTCTGAGATATAGATAGGTCGGCATGAGATTTTCGTATTTCTCATGGTCGTATAGGGATTCTTTCTCCAAACGCTCAACCTCACAAGACGAATTTCAAACCGAAAGGTGAAGAGATTCTACACTACATATAAATCGAGAATAGCAAAAAAAACCGATTCGAAGAATTTATGTTTCATTCCGAGACTTTTTTTAATGCGGCATTCCTTTTGAAATGACCTTCCAAATTCCCGAAGGGTCAAAGATTAGAAAGATTTGAATCTTTACGATTGAATTCGATAAGACTTGCTCCGACTTTTATAAAACGGATTATAGGTCTTTGTATACTGGGGGAGAATACTTGAAAAAGAGAAGATTGGGAAAATCAGGAATGGTTGTTTCAGAAATTTGTATGGGAACGATGACCTTCGGTTCTAGTTGCGACGAAAAGGAAGCATTCCGAATTTTGGATCGTGCATACGACGCGGGAATCGACTTTTACGATACGGCCGAAATTTACCCCGTTCCACCTGACGCTAGTTATGTGCATGAAACGGAAAAAATATTCGGCAAATGGCTCAAAACGAAATCGAGAGATTCGATTCTTATAGCGACCAAGGTTTGTGGTCCCGGACACGGCTGGTTTTCTCCGCCGGTTCGTGAGGGAAAAACGGCACTGGATCGAAGAAATATCCGAGTCGCAATCGAAGGAAGTCTGAAACGTCTTGGAACCGATTTTGTGGACCTTTATCAAACCCATTGGCCCGATCACGATTTCGGATACGAGGAAACTCTTGAAGTTCTAACCGAACTGATTCAGGAAGGAAAGGTTCGTTATATCGGGAACAGCAACGAGACTGCTTGGGGAATGATGAAAAGTCTTTCCGTTTCGGAACGATACGGTTTTGCACGTTATGAATCCATTCAAAATAATTTCAGCATTCTGAATCGAAGATTCGAGGACTCGTTATCCGATATCTGTCGTAGAGAAAGTGTGAGTTTACTTCCGTATTCTCCGATCGCAGGTGGCGTGCTCTCTGGAAAATACAATTCTCCAAATCCTCCGCAGAACGCACGATTCAGTCGTTATATTAATTCCGGCGAAAGACAAAGAAAGATGGCGAATCGTTTTTTAAACGACGGAACTTTGGCTTCGACAGAGAAGTTATTGAAGGTTGCAGAGTTGGCGGGAATGTCTCTGACGGTTCTTTCCGTCGCTTGGTCCAAACAACACGACTTCGTTGCCTCCACGATCGTCGGTGCGAACACGGTGGAACAATTGGATGAGATTCTTAAGGCTCAGAATGTGATTTTATCCGATGATATTCTCAAAAAAATCGACGAAGTTTCAAAAGAGATTCCTTATCCGATGGGATAAGCGGTCGTAAATTTTTTGATACTTTCAGAGGTTCCGAATAGAATTAAAATTTCATTCTCTTGGAATACGGTTCCGGATTCCGGGAGAATGATCGTTCCTTCTCCTTGATCTTTGTTGTTGGAATCTGCCTTTCGAATCGCCACAAGGTTGAGTTTATATTTTTCTCTCAAACCCAAATCCTTCAGTTTTTTCCCGAAAAGGTGGGAAGAAATTTCCACTTCGAAAAGACTGTATTCTTCGCTTAACAATGTTGCTTTTTTTACGCCTTGATAGCTCAGCTGTTCTGCCATCGAGGCGGCGGCTCTTTCTTCCGGATTGAAAAGATTTTCGATTCCGATCATTTGTAGAATCTTACGATTGATTTCGGAATGATATCGTATATGCAAAGATTCTAATTTCATATCTTTGAGATGATAAGCGGTCGTGATCAGAGATTCGAAGTTCTCAGCCAAGGCGACTACGATATCGTCCATATCCTCTAAATCCAATTCTTCCAAAGATTGTTTGTTGCTCGTGTCGACGCAGACAGCGAGCGCACAGTGATCCTTGATTTCTTCGATCGTCTTGATGTCTTTATCGATTGCGGTGACTTCATGTCCGTTTTCGTTTAAGTAGATAACGAGAGATTTTCCGAATTCTCCCAAGCCGATGACGGCGATTCTTTTTTTATGAGTTTTGTTTTTTCTTTTTATGGCCATTGTTTTCCTGCCCCTATCCGACGATGATGGATTCTTCCGGATATCTTAGACCGGAAGTTTTTTGTTTCGGAACGAACGCGATGAGAATCGTTAACATCCCGACTCTTCCTCCGAACATCATCAGACAAATCATCAGTTTGCCGGGTGAAGTCAGGTTGGGAGTGATTCCTCTCGAAAGTCCCGCAGTTCCGAATGCGGAGACGACTTCATAACACAAATCTAAGAATTCGAATTTTTCAGTCATCGTTAAGACGAAAATTCCGAAGAAGATGAGAAAGAGGGAAACTAAAATTCCTGCCGAGGCTCTGGACACGGAACCGGACGATATTCTTCTTCCGAAAATTTCCACTTCTTCCTTTCCTCGTATATGATTGAAAAGGTGAAGACCGGAAACCGCAAGAGTCGTCGTTTTGATTCCTCCTCCGGTGGAATTGGGAGAGGCTCCCACCCACATAAGAAATAGGGAAACGAAAACCATGGGTGTTCCCATTTTAGAAATACTTAATGTATTAAAACCGGCTGTCCGCGTGCTGATCGAATAGAACAGGGAATGAAATAGTTTATCCGTTTCATTCAAACCCGCGAGAGTGATTTTGTATTCTAAAACGTAATAAGAAAGACAACCCAGTAGTATGAGCGTTAATGAAACAGTAAGAATGAGTTTCGCCCCGAGTTCCATTCTTTTCCGCTGTTTGTCAGTGTTAAAAGCCCAGTGGATCAAATGATTTACAGTCGGAAATCCAAGTCCGCCTAACACGATTAAGATCATAACCACGGAAAGGAACTTTCTTTGGTCGAGCATCCAGCCGGTTTCAAACCCTTGGGGAAAGACGGAGAATCCGGCGTTGCAAAAGGAACTCACCGCGTGAAAAAGGGAATTGAAAATTCTATCTTTTAGAGCCGTCTGAGAAGGATCCGGATACCAGAAAAAAATGAACAAGGCCCCGAGTCCTTCGATCAGAAACGTCTGAATTGCGACCTGCTTTAAGATAAAGGAAACTCTTCCCACTGTTTCCTGACTGAAGAGATCCTTGATGAGAAGCTTATTGGTAACGCTGACTTGCCCCGCCAAAAAGATTGCGAAAAAAACGGTGAGGGTCATCAGTCCAAGTCCGCCGATCTGAATCAGAACCATAAGAATCGTTTGTCCACTTCCGGTCAGTTGAGTCGCTACGTTGATCGTGCTGAGACCCGTCACGCAGACGGCGCTCACTACCGTAAAAAAAACGTCGATCGTGGGAATCGACGTCGTCTGTGCTCTTGGTAGGGAAAGCGCCATCGTACCAAGAAAGATAAGAATGGCAAAACTACCTGTGATTACGAAAGAGGGACTGATTTGTCTGTAATTGAGGAGATCCGTTTTACGGATCAGGCGCGAAAAATTGCTGAACAAAAGAAAAATCTGGCTCAAGGAAAGAAACGCCAAACTCGCGTCTTCTCCGCTCAAAGAGTTGAACGTAAGAAGAACGTAGATTTCTTTGCTGATCAGTTCCTGAAAAACGAGAAGAGAGATCACGATAACTTCCGTTTTGTGAGCTACGAGATAATCCGTAAAATTTCCGAGAACAAAAAGAAAAGAAAGCGCCTCGTAGATAACTAAGGAAATTACGATTCCGTTGACGAGAAGTCTGATCCAGTGAGTCCATTCGTGAGGATAATAAAAACCGTAAATGAGAATCAAAAGTCCTAAGGAAACGATTCCGCAAAAAGAATAATAAATTCTTAATATAGGTTGAATGGATTCATGATAAAGGATCGCGGCGTTATGACGGAATTTTAGAAAATCTTCGAAACTTTCCCGAAACGATTTCATCAGAAAGAAACGTTAAAAAGTGTGATATCGATTTTGTATTCTCGACCCGGAGCAACGGAAGCGGAGGAGCCGGATATCGGGATCGGAACCGAATTTCCAAAGCCGAGAGAATCGGGCGACGTCGGTTCCACCGGAGGAGAAGCCGGTTCGTTTTCTTTTCTATCCGCTTCCAATTCTTTCATATCCTTCCAAGCGTTCGCGAGGGCGAGACTCGTACCAAAAGTAAAAATAAATATGGAACCGCCGAAGGTCTTTTGAAATTTATGAACTCCATGAATCTTTGCCGAAGAAGCGATCGCGTATCCAATACCGAGAGTGATCGGAAGGGTCATAAAGAAGATGATTGAAAATCGTCTCGCCGTAGTTTCCGTATATTTCTCTTCTTCGAAAACTTGGTTCTGTCTTTTTTTTCTTTCCGATTGTTGCGCTTGTCTTTGAAGAATCGCTTCCACATTGATTTCGCCGGTGAGGGGATTGATGAGATTTTCCTGTCCTCGTTCCACGTTCGGATTGGTGGTTCGTCTCAAACCTCCGGTGCCCGTAGTGGAAAAAGGAGGTTCGAAAGGAACTTGTGCGTTTTTCGGAGAAACGAGGACCGGTTTTTTAAAAGCAGGAGGAATCGTATATTCCTGATAACCGTCACGATTGGGAAAATCCTTATAATTTCGAAGATTGAAGTCGTACGGATCCGCAAAGTCGCTCTGACTCTGGGAATACAATCCGCTCAGGTTTATGACTGAAAGAATCAGAAGAATGGCCGTTAAATTACGGATTTCCTGGAATCTGGGCATGGCCTTTCCTCTACAATCTGCCGAACGCAGGTCGAGGCAAGAATTTTTAAGGCTGATTTAAGAGGCGGATTTCCTGCCGCTCAGAATCTCGGAAGTATAAAAAAAAGAATTCAATCTCACCGATTCCAAGGTCTCCGCACTCAGACCGATCTTTGCCGCTTTTGAATATTCTTCTTCGATGGTCGTGCCGAAAATTCCTGGATCATCCGTAGAAATCGTAAATCGTAAGTTGTGTTTTTCGAATCTTAGAATCGGGTGGGTTTTTGGTTCGACGACCATGCCGATGTATTCGTTCGAGCTTGGACAGGACTCTATGATTGCGTTTGTCTTTTTGATTTGGTCCATGCAGAAATTCTGAAAACCGAAACATTCTTGTAGAAATGAGGGGGACGGTTCTAGCTCGATCGTTTCTTTGTGTTTGAGGGAATCGATTTCATTCCCGATTCTTTCCCTAGAAGGAGTTTCCATATAAGAATCCAATTCTTCCTTTCGATCATAGTAGAATTGAAGCTGATCGAGACGTTCCGATTTGGGTTCGAAAATTTTCCATTGAATGCTGGACGGATCCAAGCCGAGAGCGATCGCGTGACCGAGACGATGCACCCCCCATAGCGCGGATTCTAAAACCCAGCGAGAAGCCGAAAGAATGGACTTGTCCTGAAAACTTTCGCCGACGTGATAGAGAATCGAAAGAGCCGTATCTTTCTCGGCGGCGTTGTCTTTATTCACTTCTTCTAAGAATTTCCGTTTGTCCTTCGGCGGAAATCCTTCTTCAATATAACAAAAATCTAATCCTACCAAATAATCTCGAATGAGAGAATTTCTTTCCATCAGTCTTTTGAGAAGCGCGTATTCTCGAAAAACGTCTCCGTCCCTATGCAAAGAGACGACGAGTTTTCCCTTGGCACGGCCTCCGGTTTTTTCCTCTCCTTTCGCTAATCCTTCGCAGGCCGCGATCGTCTTTTCGTAGATTCCTTCTTCCGTGTCTTTTGGAGAATACATGATTCTATATTCGCCGAAGGTAACACCTTGAGAAAATTGATCTTCTACGATCCGAGATGCGACTAACGCGATTTCATCGGGATCGAACTTAGATAACGCGATGATAAGATTGAATTTAGCCTGAAATTCCGGAAATGGTCCGTGATGATTGAACTGATAGAGTTTTCGAAAAGAATCAGGATTCTTATAATCCTCGAAAAACGTTTTCGTAGAAATACTCTTTCCATAACATTGTTGATAAGAATGGGTGAAGATTTCCCAACGAGGTGAGGGATTTGTTTTTCCGATTTCAAAAAGAAATTCGGAAGTAATGGAGCCGTAGAGATGATTGTGAAGATCGGTATAATGTTTCATATTTTCTTTTTCGGACCGCGGTCTTGTTTTCGTTTTCAGTGAGTTTTCGATCTTGGAGAACGATTTTTAACCCGCTTCGAATTGTTCCTAATACGTACTTGAAAAAGATATTACAAACATGAAAGAAAAATTTTCGGAAAAGAAGTAGTTTAAAACCTCAACGTTATAATTCTGGATGAACCTTGAAAACTCTACGTCATTTACTTCATACTTTTTATAGAAACATACGACCCAGCCTTTTGAATACGATGATTCTCAAGTTGGCGGTCCCGGTTGTGTTTGGAATGCTCAGTCAAACCGTTGTCTGGGTGACCGATACGATGATGGTGGGAAGGCTTGGTAAGAATTCGATCGCGGCGATCGGGATCGGAGGAATTGCGCACTTCACCGTTCTCGCTTTTTTGATGGGATTTTCGATGGGGATTCAGGTCATCGTTTCGAGGAGATTCGGGGAAAAGAACGATTCCGAAATCGGAAAAGTGGGGCTTACAACTTTATATCTGGCTTTGTTTTTTGGCGGATTGTTGTCGATCGGAGGAGCGGCTTCGAGCGGATGGATGATGGAACTTCTCAACAAGGACGAGATTGTGAGAGGGCTTTCGAGTGATTATCTCTACTTTCGTTTTTTGGGAACGATCTTCTTCTTTTTACTATTTACGACTCGCGCCTTTACCGACGGACTTGGGATCACGACCGCGGGCCTCGCGTCCATGATCATAACATGTTTTGCGAATATATTCTTGAATTGGATTTTGATCTACGGACATTTCGGTTTCGAGGCAATGGGAGTGAAAGGCGCGGCGATCGCTTCTTCTCTTGCGGGTGGCGCCGGATTGCTTGCGTTTCCTTATTACTTTTATAAAAAAGATCTTGGAAAGTATTTCAAAGGAATTTCTTGGAAGTTCAGCTTTCCTCATCTGGAGGAAATTCTCAAAGCGAGCACAGCGCCCGCGTTAGCCGAATTACTGAATAATATTTCTTTTATGATCTTCATCGAGTTCGCCACCATTGTTGGAACCGCCGCGGTCGCAGTTACGAATATGTTGTTTAGCACGTTGAGTCTTTCCTTTTTACCGGGTTACGCATTCGGGGTCGCGGCGACGACGATCTTAGGACAAGCGCTGGGGGCTGGGAAAGCGAAGCTGGCCTATCACGGAGCGTTCCGTTCCGCATTCTTTTCTGCGTGTGGGATGGGGACGATGGGTTTGGTCTTTATTCTATTCGGAAAGAAGATGTTGTCCGTATATACGAACGATCCGGAGTTGATTCAAGAAGCTTACGGACCGCTTGTGATTTTAGGAATCATCCAGGTGGCGGACGCCTATCATATGGTGATCGGGTCGGCGCTTCGGGGAGCGGGGTTGCAAGGATTTGTATTCAAGGCCTATACGATGGCTTCTTATTTTGTATTCTTACCTGTTGCGTATTTCTTGGGGATCTACTTAAAACTCGGATCGGTAGGACTGTGGTCCGGGATTGTCGCCTGGGTTTTCGTGTTAGCTCTTGTTTTTCTGATTCGTTTTAGAAGAAGGGATTGGGCACACAATCGAGTTTAAGTGATCAAAGGACCCTGAGGAATGATCCTATAGTAGGAATATAAGCGTATTCTTTCTTGCCAGATCCGGTTTTTCGGTTTTTCTGGTCTGAAGATGAAAAAAGCGCTCATAACTGGGATCACGGGGCAAGACGGATCCTATCTAACAGAATTTCTCCTCGGAAAAGGGTATCAAGTGCATGGGATCGTAAGAAGAGCCAGCATGTTCAACCGGGGAAGAATCGAGCATCTTCGCGGGCACTCCAATCTGGTCCTGCACTACGGAGATCTAACGGATTCGAGTAACTTGAACCGAATCCTGGAAAAAGTATCCCCAGACGAAATTTATAACCTTGCGGCACAATCCCACGTGGGTGTTTCCTTTGAAGTTCCGGAATACACGGCGGAAGCCGACGCCGTAGGTACCCTGAGAATTTTAGACGCGATCAAGCAGATCGGAGTCAAGAGTCGTTTTTATCAGGCCTCTACTTCCGAACTTTACGGAAAAGTCCAGGCGATTCCACAGACGGAAAGCACTCCATTTTATCCAAGATCTCCATATGCTGTGGCAAAACTCTATGCATATTGGGCCGTTGTGAATTACAGAGAAGCATTTGGGATTCACGCATCCAATGGAATTTTATTCAATCACGAATCTCCGAGAAGGGGAGAAGGATTTGTGACAAGAAAGATCACGATCGGTGTTGCCAATCTTCTCGCCAAAAAAGGCGGACCGATTCACCTCGGAAACATGGATGCAAAGAGAGATTGGGGATATGCACCGGATTACGTCGAGATGATGTGGATGATGTTGCAACAACCCGATCCGGATGACTACGTAGTCGCGACAAACGAAACCCATACTGTGAGGGAATTCGTGGAAAAATCATTCGGGTTTGCAGGAGTGCAGGTTCGTTGGGAAGGAAAGGGAGACACGGAGAAAGGATTTGACGCAAAGAGCGGACAACTCTTGGTCGAAGTAAACCCGAAATTCTATCGCCCGACCGAAGTAGATATT encodes the following:
- a CDS encoding adenosine deaminase — protein: MKHYTDLHNHLYGSITSEFLFEIGKTNPSPRWEIFTHSYQQCYGKSISTKTFFEDYKNPDSFRKLYQFNHHGPFPEFQAKFNLIIALSKFDPDEIALVASRIVEDQFSQGVTFGEYRIMYSPKDTEEGIYEKTIAACEGLAKGEEKTGGRAKGKLVVSLHRDGDVFREYALLKRLMERNSLIRDYLVGLDFCYIEEGFPPKDKRKFLEEVNKDNAAEKDTALSILYHVGESFQDKSILSASRWVLESALWGVHRLGHAIALGLDPSSIQWKIFEPKSERLDQLQFYYDRKEELDSYMETPSRERIGNEIDSLKHKETIELEPSPSFLQECFGFQNFCMDQIKKTNAIIESCPSSNEYIGMVVEPKTHPILRFEKHNLRFTISTDDPGIFGTTIEEEYSKAAKIGLSAETLESVRLNSFFYTSEILSGRKSAS
- the gmd gene encoding GDP-mannose 4,6-dehydratase, yielding MKKALITGITGQDGSYLTEFLLGKGYQVHGIVRRASMFNRGRIEHLRGHSNLVLHYGDLTDSSNLNRILEKVSPDEIYNLAAQSHVGVSFEVPEYTAEADAVGTLRILDAIKQIGVKSRFYQASTSELYGKVQAIPQTESTPFYPRSPYAVAKLYAYWAVVNYREAFGIHASNGILFNHESPRRGEGFVTRKITIGVANLLAKKGGPIHLGNMDAKRDWGYAPDYVEMMWMMLQQPDPDDYVVATNETHTVREFVEKSFGFAGVQVRWEGKGDTEKGFDAKSGQLLVEVNPKFYRPTEVDILIGDPAKAKEKLGWEPKVKFEELVKIMTKADCELVGIKL
- a CDS encoding TrkH family potassium uptake protein → MKSFRESFEDFLKFRHNAAILYHESIQPILRIYYSFCGIVSLGLLILIYGFYYPHEWTHWIRLLVNGIVISLVIYEALSFLFVLGNFTDYLVAHKTEVIVISLLVFQELISKEIYVLLTFNSLSGEDASLAFLSLSQIFLLFSNFSRLIRKTDLLNYRQISPSFVITGSFAILIFLGTMALSLPRAQTTSIPTIDVFFTVVSAVCVTGLSTINVATQLTGSGQTILMVLIQIGGLGLMTLTVFFAIFLAGQVSVTNKLLIKDLFSQETVGRVSFILKQVAIQTFLIEGLGALFIFFWYPDPSQTALKDRIFNSLFHAVSSFCNAGFSVFPQGFETGWMLDQRKFLSVVMILIVLGGLGFPTVNHLIHWAFNTDKQRKRMELGAKLILTVSLTLILLGCLSYYVLEYKITLAGLNETDKLFHSLFYSISTRTAGFNTLSISKMGTPMVFVSLFLMWVGASPNSTGGGIKTTTLAVSGLHLFNHIRGKEEVEIFGRRISSGSVSRASAGILVSLFLIFFGIFVLTMTEKFEFLDLCYEVVSAFGTAGLSRGITPNLTSPGKLMICLMMFGGRVGMLTILIAFVPKQKTSGLRYPEESIIVG
- a CDS encoding MATE family efflux transporter, which gives rise to MKTLRHLLHTFYRNIRPSLLNTMILKLAVPVVFGMLSQTVVWVTDTMMVGRLGKNSIAAIGIGGIAHFTVLAFLMGFSMGIQVIVSRRFGEKNDSEIGKVGLTTLYLALFFGGLLSIGGAASSGWMMELLNKDEIVRGLSSDYLYFRFLGTIFFFLLFTTRAFTDGLGITTAGLASMIITCFANIFLNWILIYGHFGFEAMGVKGAAIASSLAGGAGLLAFPYYFYKKDLGKYFKGISWKFSFPHLEEILKASTAPALAELLNNISFMIFIEFATIVGTAAVAVTNMLFSTLSLSFLPGYAFGVAATTILGQALGAGKAKLAYHGAFRSAFFSACGMGTMGLVFILFGKKMLSVYTNDPELIQEAYGPLVILGIIQVADAYHMVIGSALRGAGLQGFVFKAYTMASYFVFLPVAYFLGIYLKLGSVGLWSGIVAWVFVLALVFLIRFRRRDWAHNRV